One part of the Leptolyngbya sp. FACHB-261 genome encodes these proteins:
- a CDS encoding aminotransferase class I/II-fold pyridoxal phosphate-dependent enzyme, whose amino-acid sequence MSVIPSFDIRAQYQTLAAELNESVLSVLQSGHYIGGPVVKAFETQFAQYIGTEHAVSCNSGTDALYLALRALDIGPGDEVITAPFTFFATTEAISLTGATPVFVDIEPDYFNLDLNQLEAAISERTRAVLPVHLFGCPMDMTRLMAIAQANNLRVLEDCAQATGACWAGQKVGSIGDIGAFSFYPTKNLGACGDGGMMTTNDPELASRLRILKEHGSRERYFHESVGMNSRLDAMQAALLQVKLPHLDTWNVLRRGVAERYNQLLAPLEAVKQGTVKRPSAITGGMHVWNQYTIRVSQRDQVRTALQEQGIGTMVYYPVPLHLQAVYASLGYQPGSFPVAEQVCAEVLALPMFPELLSAQQDAVVYALKDVLSL is encoded by the coding sequence GTGAGTGTGATCCCCTCCTTCGATATCCGTGCGCAGTATCAGACTTTGGCGGCAGAACTCAATGAGTCGGTGCTGTCAGTGTTGCAGTCTGGTCATTACATTGGCGGACCAGTCGTTAAAGCTTTCGAAACTCAGTTTGCGCAATACATCGGCACCGAACATGCGGTGAGTTGCAATTCTGGGACTGATGCTCTTTATCTGGCCCTGCGTGCTCTGGATATTGGCCCCGGCGACGAGGTGATCACGGCTCCGTTCACATTTTTTGCAACCACAGAAGCCATCAGCTTGACTGGGGCGACCCCAGTTTTTGTCGATATTGAGCCTGACTACTTCAACTTAGACCTGAACCAGCTAGAGGCAGCGATTAGTGAGCGCACAAGGGCAGTTTTGCCAGTGCATCTATTCGGTTGCCCGATGGACATGACTCGCCTGATGGCTATCGCTCAGGCCAATAACTTGCGAGTTCTGGAAGATTGCGCCCAAGCCACGGGCGCTTGTTGGGCTGGGCAAAAGGTGGGCAGTATTGGCGATATCGGTGCATTCAGCTTCTACCCCACCAAAAATCTGGGTGCCTGCGGGGATGGCGGCATGATGACCACCAACGACCCAGAGTTGGCTTCGCGCCTGCGCATTCTCAAAGAGCATGGTAGTCGCGAGCGCTACTTCCACGAAAGTGTTGGCATGAACAGTCGCCTGGACGCTATGCAAGCGGCCCTGCTACAGGTGAAATTGCCTCACTTAGACACCTGGAATGTGTTGCGGCGGGGCGTTGCTGAGCGTTACAACCAGCTTTTGGCGCCTTTAGAAGCAGTGAAGCAAGGGACAGTGAAGCGGCCCTCAGCGATCACGGGTGGGATGCATGTTTGGAACCAGTACACCATCCGTGTGTCGCAGCGCGACCAGGTGCGGACGGCGTTGCAGGAGCAGGGTATTGGCACCATGGTCTACTATCCGGTGCCCCTACATTTACAGGCGGTTTACGCCAGTCTGGGCTATCAACCCGGTAGTTTTCCAGTAGCTGAGCAAGTCTGTGCTGAGGTGCTGGCGCTGCCGATGTTCCCTGAACTGCTGTCGGCCCAGCAGGATGCTGTTGTCTACGCGCTCAAGGATGTTCTTTCCCTCTAA
- the rdgB gene encoding RdgB/HAM1 family non-canonical purine NTP pyrophosphatase → MPLLVLATSNPGKLQEFQELLAGLLGPAQWELSLKPESLEVEETGDTFRANACLKASQVAQATRQWAIADDSGLEVDALDGAPGIYSARYGRTDPERIERLLGELGNELDRTARFVCEVAVARPDGSIALEAKGSCEGEILRAPRGSQGFGYDPIFYVPQYRQTFAEMDPALKQAISHRGLAFADLLPELKALLA, encoded by the coding sequence ATGCCGCTCTTAGTCCTCGCTACGAGCAATCCAGGCAAACTTCAAGAATTTCAAGAGCTTTTGGCAGGCTTGCTGGGCCCAGCTCAGTGGGAGTTAAGCCTCAAGCCTGAATCGTTAGAGGTTGAAGAAACCGGTGATACCTTTCGGGCCAACGCCTGTCTAAAGGCATCCCAGGTCGCACAAGCTACTCGCCAATGGGCCATTGCTGATGACTCAGGCCTAGAGGTAGACGCGCTTGATGGTGCGCCCGGGATTTACTCTGCTCGCTACGGCCGCACTGATCCTGAGCGGATCGAGCGCCTACTCGGAGAATTGGGCAACGAACTCGACCGCACTGCTCGTTTTGTCTGTGAAGTGGCAGTAGCACGACCGGATGGCTCGATTGCTTTGGAAGCCAAAGGCAGCTGTGAGGGTGAAATTCTGCGGGCACCGCGCGGCAGTCAGGGCTTCGGCTACGACCCAATTTTTTACGTTCCCCAGTATCGGCAGACCTTTGCCGAGATGGATCCAGCTCTCAAACAGGCTATCAGCCACCGGGGGCTAGCGTTTGCTGACTTACTGCCAGAACTGAAAGCTCTGCTAGCCTGA
- the aroH gene encoding chorismate mutase translates to MAGTEGEWRVRGLRGAITVSQNSVEAIAEAVNELLDALESQNTIDPSEIVSATFSVTHDLDAIFPAAAARRRPGWDQVPLLDVQQMQAVDGLDHCIRVMIHLNTPLSQKALRPAYLRRAAQLRPDLAFLS, encoded by the coding sequence ATGGCAGGAACAGAAGGCGAGTGGCGAGTTCGGGGTCTGCGAGGCGCAATTACCGTGAGCCAAAACTCAGTTGAGGCAATCGCTGAAGCTGTGAACGAACTGTTAGATGCCTTAGAGAGTCAGAACACTATAGACCCCTCAGAAATCGTGAGTGCAACTTTCTCGGTCACTCACGATTTGGATGCGATTTTCCCTGCTGCTGCTGCTCGCCGCCGTCCTGGTTGGGATCAAGTGCCGCTGCTGGATGTACAGCAAATGCAGGCCGTTGACGGTTTAGATCACTGCATCCGAGTAATGATCCACCTCAATACACCTTTATCGCAAAAGGCGCTACGGCCTGCTTATTTACGCCGTGCTGCACAGCTACGCCCTGATCTAGCGTTTCTTAGTTAA
- a CDS encoding phage holin family protein: protein MIGQFFTWLATALSLLVVDIVVPGIDIRSFAAALIAAVVIGFVNTSIRPALRLLTLPLNFATLGLFSFVVNGASLWIASLVSPGFRVDGFIPAILGAVLLSIVNTFLSNYFAQKQAEQLVASDSQVNT from the coding sequence ATGATCGGTCAATTTTTTACTTGGCTGGCAACGGCTCTGAGCTTGTTGGTAGTAGATATTGTGGTTCCAGGCATTGATATCCGGTCTTTCGCAGCGGCCTTAATTGCTGCTGTGGTTATCGGCTTTGTCAATACCTCTATCCGTCCCGCTCTAAGATTGCTGACTCTGCCTCTCAACTTTGCGACGCTAGGTTTATTCTCTTTTGTCGTGAACGGTGCAAGTCTGTGGATTGCATCCCTTGTATCGCCAGGCTTCCGGGTAGACGGATTCATCCCCGCGATTTTGGGTGCGGTTTTGCTTTCGATTGTTAATACTTTCTTGAGCAACTACTTTGCTCAGAAGCAGGCTGAGCAACTAGTCGCTAGCGATAGTCAAGTCAATACCTAA
- a CDS encoding Npun_R2479 family HD domain-containing metalloprotein — protein sequence MFNATEILIDGFVRQLKEGYQRTYGSRNSDYEDIIGWVGSMALENIANSDALYHNVEHTILVTLVGQELLRGKHIREGGVSSEDWLHFIISLVCHDIGYVKGVCLHDLDGQYATGRDGKLIGLPLGSSDAALTPYHVDRGKLFIDERFGKHWLIDAEVIKKNIELTRFPVPEEADHRDTTNYPGLVRAADLIGQLSDPRYLKKISALFYEFEETGVNQALGYRHPGDLRYNYPTFYWKGVFPYIKPALHYLSLTQQGKQITANLYSNVFMVEHEQQQREQEQAMKQAQNQQEEQQLLAEAVTH from the coding sequence ATGTTCAACGCAACTGAAATTCTGATCGATGGCTTTGTCCGCCAACTCAAGGAAGGCTATCAGCGCACCTACGGGAGCCGCAACTCCGACTACGAGGACATTATTGGCTGGGTCGGCAGTATGGCCCTGGAGAACATTGCCAACAGCGATGCGCTCTATCACAACGTCGAGCACACAATTTTAGTGACCCTAGTCGGGCAGGAATTGTTGCGTGGCAAGCATATCCGTGAAGGTGGGGTCTCCAGCGAAGATTGGCTGCATTTTATTATTTCGTTAGTTTGTCATGACATCGGTTATGTCAAGGGTGTTTGTCTGCACGACCTAGACGGTCAGTACGCAACCGGTCGGGATGGCAAGCTCATCGGCCTCCCCTTAGGTTCTTCAGACGCAGCCTTGACTCCTTACCACGTCGATCGCGGCAAGCTGTTTATCGATGAGCGTTTTGGCAAGCACTGGTTGATTGACGCTGAAGTTATCAAGAAAAATATTGAACTCACCCGTTTTCCAGTCCCCGAAGAGGCAGACCACCGGGACACCACCAACTATCCAGGTCTGGTCCGAGCCGCAGACCTGATTGGTCAGCTGAGCGACCCCCGTTACCTCAAGAAGATTAGCGCCCTGTTCTATGAGTTTGAGGAAACGGGCGTCAATCAGGCCTTGGGCTATCGCCATCCTGGGGACCTGCGCTACAACTACCCCACCTTCTACTGGAAAGGGGTTTTCCCCTACATCAAACCGGCGTTGCACTATCTCTCCCTGACCCAACAGGGCAAGCAAATTACCGCCAACCTTTATTCCAACGTGTTCATGGTCGAGCATGAGCAACAGCAGCGAGAACAAGAACAGGCCATGAAACAGGCCCAAAACCAACAAGAAGAACAGCAATTGCTGGCTGAGGCGGTCACTCACTAG
- a CDS encoding pitrilysin family protein: MRQACLISTGSARARSLFCAFVVLLGLLLADPVWAREAAPAPPNSREPFSIQPYVEAVTRRITEFKLSNGMTFIVMERHEAPTVWFQTYVNVGGANEVPGQTGIAHFFEHLAFKGTSRIGTTNAAREKAVFSQMDQLDEQLRQARTKGDQAQIARLQPQFEKLKTEAASLVKRGELDEIISRQGGVNINAFTSKDATQYVYNFPANKLELWMSLESERFLDPVFREFYEERDVIQEERRRGFDNSPTGQLFARLLKEAYKVHPYQYTTIGSQETIQSLTRPMVQKFYRDYYVPHNMTIAIVGDVDPKRVKELAQAYFGRFRDRPSLPDPTVVEPAQSQQRRFTLTLPSQPWTVAAYHRPAFNQPDNAVYEIISSILSDGRTSRFYRSLVQQQQIALTAEGFNGYPGDKFPTLIVFYALPAAGHKVEEVETAMQVEIDRLINQPVSAAELARVQTQARAGLLGTLRSNQGMAGALLEYQVKTGDWRNLFKQVEAYAAVTPADIQRVARATFRPENQTIGRLIPAATPATPDPTSGPTSQATSQAVGAHS; the protein is encoded by the coding sequence ATGCGTCAAGCTTGCCTAATCTCAACGGGCTCTGCCCGTGCGAGAAGTTTGTTCTGCGCTTTTGTTGTGCTCTTGGGGCTGTTGCTAGCGGATCCTGTCTGGGCACGAGAGGCCGCGCCAGCGCCACCCAACAGTCGTGAGCCATTCTCGATTCAGCCCTATGTCGAGGCAGTAACGCGCCGGATCACTGAGTTCAAGCTCAGCAACGGCATGACTTTTATCGTCATGGAGCGCCACGAAGCCCCTACGGTGTGGTTTCAAACCTATGTCAATGTGGGTGGCGCTAATGAGGTGCCCGGACAAACCGGCATCGCTCACTTCTTTGAGCATTTGGCTTTTAAGGGAACCAGCCGCATTGGCACCACAAATGCAGCCCGTGAGAAGGCAGTCTTCAGCCAGATGGATCAGCTTGATGAGCAGTTGCGGCAAGCCCGAACCAAGGGCGATCAAGCCCAAATCGCTCGTCTCCAGCCTCAGTTTGAGAAGCTCAAGACCGAGGCTGCATCCTTAGTCAAGCGGGGTGAACTCGATGAAATTATCAGTCGCCAAGGCGGGGTGAACATCAACGCTTTCACCTCCAAGGACGCGACCCAGTACGTCTACAATTTCCCAGCCAACAAGCTTGAACTCTGGATGTCACTGGAGTCAGAACGCTTCCTGGACCCCGTGTTCCGAGAATTTTACGAAGAACGGGATGTGATTCAAGAGGAGCGGCGACGGGGCTTCGACAATAGCCCCACTGGGCAACTATTCGCCCGATTGCTTAAGGAAGCTTACAAAGTTCACCCCTATCAGTACACCACCATTGGTTCTCAGGAGACGATCCAGAGCTTGACCAGGCCGATGGTGCAGAAGTTCTACCGCGATTATTACGTGCCCCACAACATGACGATTGCGATTGTGGGTGATGTGGATCCCAAACGGGTGAAAGAGCTGGCCCAAGCTTATTTTGGGCGTTTTCGTGATCGTCCCAGTTTGCCTGATCCCACAGTGGTGGAACCGGCTCAGAGCCAACAGCGCCGCTTCACGCTGACCTTGCCCTCCCAGCCCTGGACGGTTGCGGCCTATCACCGCCCCGCCTTCAATCAACCAGACAATGCGGTCTACGAGATTATCAGCAGTATCCTCAGTGATGGTCGTACATCCCGTTTCTACCGTTCTCTGGTGCAGCAGCAGCAAATTGCCCTGACTGCCGAGGGCTTCAATGGCTATCCAGGTGACAAATTTCCAACTTTGATTGTCTTTTACGCACTGCCTGCGGCTGGCCACAAGGTTGAAGAGGTCGAAACAGCCATGCAAGTGGAGATTGACCGCTTAATCAATCAGCCTGTCAGTGCGGCGGAGCTAGCACGGGTACAAACCCAGGCACGGGCAGGTCTTTTAGGCACATTGCGCTCCAATCAAGGCATGGCTGGGGCTCTGCTGGAATACCAAGTCAAAACTGGCGACTGGCGCAATCTGTTCAAACAGGTTGAAGCTTACGCAGCCGTTACGCCCGCAGATATTCAGCGAGTTGCCCGTGCAACCTTTCGGCCAGAGAACCAAACGATTGGTCGTCTGATCCCTGCGGCAACTCCCGCAACCCCTGATCCAACGTCAGGTCCAACTTCACAAGCTACGTCCCAAGCCGTGGGAGCCCACTCATGA
- a CDS encoding pitrilysin family protein, whose product MIQNLIRRWLSFLAMAVASLALLLYLPAHAIAAPRHYTDLTYPPLPALQVPEPTRLTLDNGLVIYLLEDHELPFVNGSAMVRTGSRFEPADQVGLASLVGSVMRTGGTQKHSGDELNMLLEDRAASIETGIDAVSAGASFNSLTEDADLVLDLFAEVLRQPLFAQDKLDLAKQQYRSSIARRNDDPDDVVRREFQKLLYSPTSPYARTVEYRNLDNIQREDLIRFKQRWFHPNNMLLGVIGDFKTDEMAAKLRQLFADWPAQPGLQVPPLPEVNGKNAKGVFFIEQPQLTQSYVHLGHIGGLRRDPDYFPLTVLNELLNGLSGRMVKNIRTRQGLAYSVYGYWSANFDYPGIFIAGGETRSDATVQMIRSVIEEIERVQREPVTAQELQLAKDSVLSSFVFNFEDRSQTLSRLMRYEYFGYPKDFIFQYQRGVQATTVADIQRVAKAHLKPDQLTILVAGNSKAIRPSLSTLKPTETVQAVDITIPGTAAAQPTAGSRS is encoded by the coding sequence ATGATCCAAAATCTCATTCGACGCTGGCTCAGCTTCCTGGCCATGGCGGTAGCTTCCTTGGCTCTGTTGCTGTACCTGCCTGCTCACGCCATCGCCGCACCTCGTCACTACACTGACCTAACCTACCCGCCTCTGCCCGCGCTCCAGGTGCCTGAGCCGACGCGACTGACTTTAGACAACGGCTTGGTCATTTACCTGCTCGAAGACCACGAACTGCCATTCGTCAACGGCTCAGCCATGGTGCGTACTGGTAGCCGCTTTGAACCAGCTGACCAAGTAGGTCTCGCCTCGCTGGTCGGCAGTGTCATGCGTACAGGTGGCACCCAGAAACATAGTGGCGATGAGCTGAATATGTTGTTGGAGGACCGAGCTGCCTCTATCGAAACCGGTATCGATGCCGTCTCGGCAGGCGCTAGTTTTAACAGCCTGACTGAAGATGCTGATTTAGTCCTCGATCTCTTCGCGGAGGTTCTGCGCCAGCCCCTATTTGCGCAGGACAAGTTAGATCTAGCTAAGCAGCAATACCGCAGTAGCATTGCCCGTCGCAATGACGATCCGGATGATGTTGTACGTCGAGAATTTCAGAAGTTACTCTACAGCCCAACCAGTCCCTACGCTCGCACAGTTGAATATCGCAATCTGGACAACATTCAGCGCGAAGATTTGATTCGCTTCAAGCAGCGCTGGTTTCATCCCAACAACATGCTGCTGGGGGTGATTGGTGACTTCAAGACCGACGAGATGGCAGCAAAATTGCGCCAATTATTTGCTGATTGGCCGGCTCAACCGGGCCTTCAGGTTCCCCCCTTGCCTGAGGTGAATGGCAAAAATGCCAAGGGCGTGTTTTTCATTGAGCAACCCCAACTCACTCAGAGCTATGTGCATCTGGGGCACATTGGTGGCTTGCGTCGCGATCCCGATTATTTTCCACTCACGGTCCTCAATGAGTTGCTCAATGGCTTGAGTGGTCGGATGGTGAAGAATATCCGCACACGCCAGGGTCTTGCTTACTCGGTTTACGGTTACTGGTCTGCCAACTTTGACTACCCAGGCATCTTCATTGCTGGCGGTGAAACCCGGTCCGACGCGACGGTGCAGATGATCCGTTCAGTCATTGAAGAAATTGAACGGGTTCAGCGTGAACCCGTCACAGCGCAAGAACTGCAACTCGCGAAAGACTCGGTTCTCAGTTCCTTTGTCTTCAACTTTGAGGATCGTTCACAAACCCTGTCGCGCTTGATGCGCTACGAGTATTTTGGCTATCCCAAAGACTTTATCTTTCAGTACCAACGCGGCGTGCAGGCAACCACGGTTGCCGATATTCAGCGAGTCGCGAAAGCACACCTCAAACCTGACCAGCTCACTATCCTAGTGGCAGGTAACTCTAAGGCGATTCGTCCGTCACTGAGTACCTTGAAGCCCACAGAAACTGTTCAGGCAGTTGACATCACGATTCCTGGTACCGCTGCCGCTCAGCCCACTGCCGGTAGTCGTTCCTAG
- a CDS encoding sugar MFS transporter, with amino-acid sequence MNQPSHGYRVRWLGVAISFYAFIAIGVAEGGLGVLLPSILTTYQLTPATITLLFLSQVIGYLVAALSSSLLSSQLGLARLLLLAATLLAGCLGIYAVVASWPLMVATGVLFGLGIGWIDAGINTYLANDQRNADLMGILHAFYGLGALLGPAIATTLLALALNWRQVYLVFAVMVGILVLALLWAVVTQDRSLTTKLDTAAPSARASLRLALKMPVILAASLFLMVYVGLESSLGNWAYSVQTISRGTPELVAGYSVSAYWFGLSLGRLLTGRVVALVGAVKSISGSLALLTVGLLAWWLLPGQLLSLPLLGLALATIFPTTIWLMPQRLPAHLVPGAISLMTGLAGFGAAVIPTAVGWLADRVGLESIPVMMLPLVVLMIGLHYWLSQIPASSAAPPAS; translated from the coding sequence ATGAACCAACCCAGTCATGGTTACAGAGTGCGCTGGCTTGGCGTAGCGATTTCCTTTTATGCCTTCATTGCCATCGGTGTGGCTGAGGGCGGATTAGGCGTATTGCTGCCTTCAATCTTGACGACGTATCAGCTGACCCCGGCCACGATTACCCTGCTGTTCCTTAGTCAGGTCATTGGCTATCTGGTGGCTGCGCTCAGCAGCAGTTTGCTCAGCAGCCAGTTAGGCTTAGCTCGCCTATTGCTGTTAGCAGCGACCCTATTGGCAGGCTGCTTGGGAATTTATGCTGTGGTAGCTAGTTGGCCCCTGATGGTGGCGACTGGAGTGCTCTTCGGCCTGGGCATTGGCTGGATCGATGCAGGTATCAACACCTATCTTGCAAATGACCAGCGCAACGCCGATCTGATGGGTATCCTGCATGCCTTCTATGGGCTTGGGGCCTTGTTGGGTCCAGCCATTGCCACAACGTTGCTGGCCTTGGCCTTGAACTGGCGACAGGTTTACCTGGTATTTGCGGTAATGGTTGGGATACTGGTGCTGGCTCTGCTTTGGGCGGTGGTGACTCAAGATCGGTCGCTAACAACCAAACTAGATACTGCTGCTCCCAGTGCTAGGGCTAGTCTGCGTCTCGCGCTCAAAATGCCAGTCATCCTGGCAGCCAGCCTGTTTCTAATGGTTTATGTCGGTCTGGAAAGCTCTCTGGGTAATTGGGCCTACAGTGTTCAAACGATCAGTCGGGGCACCCCAGAACTCGTCGCAGGCTACAGCGTCAGTGCTTACTGGTTCGGGCTTAGTCTGGGGCGTTTACTGACCGGGCGAGTAGTGGCCCTAGTCGGTGCCGTCAAAAGCATCAGCGGCTCACTCGCTCTATTAACGGTTGGGTTGCTGGCTTGGTGGCTGCTGCCAGGGCAACTATTGAGCCTGCCTCTGTTGGGCTTGGCCCTAGCCACCATCTTTCCCACCACTATTTGGTTGATGCCACAACGGCTACCCGCGCATCTAGTTCCAGGCGCGATTAGCTTAATGACTGGTCTAGCTGGTTTTGGCGCAGCAGTGATTCCAACAGCCGTGGGTTGGCTCGCCGACCGAGTGGGTCTAGAGAGCATTCCAGTAATGATGCTGCCACTGGTTGTTCTGATGATTGGCTTGCATTACTGGTTGTCACAAATCCCTGCCTCTAGTGCGGCTCCCCCTGCCTCTTAA
- a CDS encoding DUF4278 domain-containing protein translates to MHLSFRRASHGYILSIVGLLPEAIRGRYRGQPFELPRAEIQRGPETIRGMYRGQAFEQPKLVAKVRPSRRRVELCYRGSAYLGGPDRTERAVKAQKSAP, encoded by the coding sequence ATGCACCTATCTTTTCGTCGAGCCAGCCACGGTTACATCCTCTCGATTGTTGGCCTCCTACCTGAAGCCATCCGAGGCCGGTACCGTGGGCAGCCTTTTGAGCTGCCCAGAGCAGAGATTCAACGCGGACCAGAAACCATCCGGGGAATGTATCGGGGGCAAGCCTTTGAGCAACCGAAGTTGGTGGCCAAGGTCAGACCAAGTCGGCGGCGAGTCGAATTGTGCTATCGCGGCTCGGCCTATTTGGGCGGTCCAGATAGAACGGAGCGAGCAGTCAAGGCGCAGAAATCAGCTCCTTGA
- a CDS encoding transglycosylase SLT domain-containing protein codes for MLNRSIKNWLRCSSLGTLSLGWTLSATPSLACSQNLEPEQEIAAITAAISEQESGDDYQAVNPESGALGRWQVLPENVISWSQEVLGEVVSTDEFLENPDIQDQIAAYKLSQYYYEALGQTGDSWEAKRFVAAKWYSGEGSLWGDTEPQVFNGQLYPSIAEYSLEVASKAEQIEQCESL; via the coding sequence ATGCTGAACCGAAGCATCAAAAATTGGTTGAGATGTAGCAGTTTAGGCACGTTAAGCCTAGGGTGGACTCTGTCTGCTACACCCAGCCTAGCCTGCTCTCAAAACCTGGAGCCAGAACAAGAAATCGCTGCCATTACCGCTGCAATCTCAGAGCAGGAAAGTGGCGACGATTACCAGGCTGTGAACCCTGAGTCTGGCGCTTTAGGGCGCTGGCAAGTTTTACCTGAGAATGTCATTAGCTGGTCCCAAGAAGTCCTCGGTGAAGTTGTCTCGACCGATGAATTTCTAGAAAACCCAGACATCCAGGATCAAATCGCTGCTTATAAGCTAAGCCAGTATTACTACGAAGCTTTGGGACAGACAGGAGACTCTTGGGAGGCTAAACGCTTTGTAGCAGCTAAGTGGTACAGCGGTGAAGGTAGTTTGTGGGGTGATACCGAGCCGCAAGTTTTCAACGGGCAACTCTATCCTTCAATCGCTGAATATTCTCTCGAAGTTGCTAGCAAGGCTGAGCAAATTGAGCAATGCGAATCGCTTTAA
- a CDS encoding M48 family metallopeptidase gives MGCLIRLAIGLMVGLFGLLSYCTTTVENPITGETQRVQLTARQEVSLGLQARSEMAAQHGGLYPDSGLQQYVDQVGGRVVQQSVVAQSPYPFEFHLLRDPQTVNAFALPGGQVFVTAGLLRLLSSEAQLAAVLGHEAGHVIARHGAEHLAKQQLGSALVTAVGVATTDEQGRGQQAAVLAVAVNQLVSLRYGRDDELESDRLGFRFMTEAGYNPQAIVELMRVLGAAGGGRQSEFFSSHPSPSNRIERLQALIAENYPNGVPQNLELGRERFSQIVGSRLPGRG, from the coding sequence GTGGGATGCTTGATTCGTCTGGCGATTGGGCTCATGGTCGGGCTGTTTGGTCTGCTGAGCTACTGCACTACCACTGTCGAGAATCCGATTACTGGCGAGACCCAACGGGTACAACTGACGGCTCGTCAGGAAGTTTCGCTAGGTTTGCAAGCTCGTTCAGAGATGGCAGCTCAGCATGGTGGCCTCTATCCTGACTCAGGCTTGCAGCAATATGTTGACCAGGTTGGGGGGCGAGTTGTGCAGCAGTCTGTTGTGGCTCAGTCTCCCTATCCTTTCGAGTTTCACTTACTGCGAGATCCGCAAACAGTGAATGCATTTGCATTACCAGGCGGTCAGGTATTTGTAACGGCTGGTTTGCTTCGGTTACTGTCTTCGGAAGCGCAGCTAGCAGCTGTGCTCGGGCATGAAGCTGGACATGTAATAGCACGGCATGGAGCCGAACATTTGGCTAAGCAACAGCTTGGCTCAGCGTTAGTCACCGCAGTGGGCGTGGCGACCACGGATGAACAGGGGCGTGGACAACAAGCGGCAGTCTTGGCAGTAGCAGTCAATCAGCTAGTCAGCTTGAGATACGGCAGGGATGACGAACTCGAAAGTGACCGCTTGGGTTTTCGCTTTATGACCGAGGCGGGTTATAACCCTCAAGCAATTGTGGAGCTGATGCGTGTATTGGGCGCCGCAGGAGGGGGTAGGCAATCGGAGTTTTTCAGCTCTCACCCTAGCCCTAGCAATCGCATTGAACGTCTGCAAGCTTTGATTGCAGAGAACTATCCTAATGGCGTTCCTCAAAATCTAGAGTTGGGGCGAGAGCGCTTTAGTCAAATCGTTGGCTCCCGACTCCCGGGTCGGGGTTAA
- a CDS encoding DUF2834 domain-containing protein, protein MTKEMTRQLGFGLLWIGFVAYAFLGAPPDQPDTLDLIQRLSTGQVGGINPLVVALFNLMGVWPLIYGCLLFIDGRMQKPPAWPFAGAMLAVGAFALLPYLALRKPNGEFHGAKGLWLKIQDSRWTGVLLGLGAVVLLVYGLSNGDWQDFAQQWQTSRFIHVMSLDFCLLCVLFPALLGDDMARRGLSNPLVFWGVALVPLLGSAAYLALRPPLIPTLVTPDPLPAKAEAQGS, encoded by the coding sequence ATGACGAAAGAGATGACCAGACAGCTAGGCTTTGGGCTGCTTTGGATAGGTTTTGTTGCCTACGCTTTTTTAGGAGCGCCCCCGGATCAACCCGATACCTTGGACCTAATCCAAAGGCTCTCAACAGGGCAGGTAGGTGGCATCAACCCATTAGTGGTGGCCCTTTTTAACCTGATGGGCGTTTGGCCCTTAATCTACGGCTGTCTACTCTTTATTGACGGCAGAATGCAGAAGCCACCGGCTTGGCCATTTGCAGGGGCGATGCTGGCAGTTGGTGCTTTTGCGCTTTTGCCCTATCTGGCATTACGCAAGCCCAACGGTGAGTTTCACGGAGCCAAAGGTCTTTGGCTGAAAATACAAGATTCCCGCTGGACAGGCGTGCTTCTGGGCCTTGGAGCCGTAGTCTTGCTCGTTTATGGTCTTAGCAATGGCGACTGGCAGGACTTTGCCCAACAGTGGCAAACCAGCCGTTTCATCCACGTCATGAGTCTCGATTTTTGCTTACTCTGTGTGCTGTTCCCTGCTCTGCTGGGTGACGATATGGCTCGCCGTGGCTTGAGCAACCCGCTAGTGTTTTGGGGAGTTGCCTTGGTTCCCCTGTTGGGATCGGCTGCTTATCTAGCGCTGCGTCCGCCGCTCATACCAACACTGGTGACACCTGACCCTCTGCCTGCTAAGGCTGAAGCTCAAGGCTCGTAG
- a CDS encoding Mo-dependent nitrogenase C-terminal domain-containing protein, with amino-acid sequence MSIIFWASHSCARHSRTDWLQPLRNWLDNLEIQDSRVAHFVCKAIPPQCPFERDVVLFGRKLFHIPALCQINPIYEQLVSLRFRSLCYLADECGEDLSQYC; translated from the coding sequence ATGTCAATTATTTTCTGGGCTTCCCATTCCTGCGCTCGTCACTCCCGTACCGACTGGCTACAGCCGCTACGCAACTGGTTAGACAACCTGGAGATTCAAGATAGCCGTGTAGCTCATTTTGTCTGCAAAGCGATCCCGCCCCAATGTCCCTTCGAGCGGGATGTAGTTCTCTTTGGCCGCAAGCTGTTTCACATCCCAGCGTTGTGCCAAATCAACCCAATCTACGAGCAGTTGGTAAGCTTACGCTTCCGCTCCCTGTGCTATCTGGCCGATGAGTGCGGCGAAGACCTCTCGCAATACTGCTAG